In one Nocardioides sp. NBC_00368 genomic region, the following are encoded:
- a CDS encoding sulfite exporter TauE/SafE family protein codes for MTLLLAAAAGALIGLSLGALGGGGSILAVPVLIYLLDQSPAQATTGSLVVVGLTSLIGAAAAHREGNVLLGRGFVFGLVATGGAVLGAAASSRVPEDLLLAAFAALMLLVGVILAWRQIRHGQDSQSSQDSQDSAAGHAARPALDDPIITFSPTFACQCPRALKVLGTATIVGALTGFLGVGGGFLVVPALLLALALPIEYAAGTSLVVITITSAAALAVRSGSGVQPDWTAVIVLTAVSAAAAVAGARLADRVDTGRLQAAFTVLVLGVAIYTATQALPALA; via the coding sequence ATGACCCTGCTCCTCGCCGCAGCCGCCGGTGCGCTCATCGGGCTCTCCTTGGGGGCGCTCGGAGGTGGCGGATCGATCCTGGCCGTACCGGTGCTGATCTACCTGCTCGACCAGTCACCCGCCCAGGCGACCACTGGATCGCTGGTCGTGGTCGGCCTCACCTCCCTGATCGGGGCCGCCGCTGCCCACCGGGAAGGCAACGTGCTGCTCGGCCGCGGGTTCGTCTTCGGGCTGGTCGCCACCGGCGGAGCGGTGCTGGGAGCGGCGGCATCTTCCCGCGTCCCTGAGGATCTCTTGCTGGCCGCCTTCGCTGCCCTGATGCTGCTGGTCGGTGTGATCCTGGCGTGGCGTCAGATACGTCACGGTCAGGACAGTCAGAGCAGCCAGGACAGTCAGGACAGTGCCGCGGGGCATGCCGCCCGCCCCGCCCTAGATGACCCGATCATCACGTTCAGCCCGACCTTCGCCTGCCAGTGCCCCCGGGCGCTGAAGGTACTGGGCACCGCCACGATCGTCGGCGCCCTGACCGGGTTCCTCGGCGTCGGCGGCGGCTTCTTGGTCGTCCCAGCACTCCTGTTGGCGCTCGCGCTTCCCATCGAGTACGCCGCAGGCACCTCGCTGGTCGTCATCACCATCACCAGCGCCGCCGCCCTCGCCGTCCGATCCGGTTCCGGTGTCCAGCCGGACTGGACGGCCGTCATCGTCTTGACCGCGGTCTCCGCGGCGGCAGCCGTGGCCGGAGCACGACTGGCCGACCGGGTCGACACCGGCCGGCTCCAGGCGGCATTCACCGTCCTGGTCCTCGGCGTCGCCATCTACACCGCGACCCAGGCGCTGCCCGCGCTCGCCTGA
- a CDS encoding MBL fold metallo-hydrolase, whose product MNEPSNITNTASGNNESVAPASATGEAQQRPVTGVTVRTLETPSLGDRTYVVHDGEIALVIDPQRDIDRVLEVLEADEVRLTHVFETHIHNDYVTGGLALARATGAAYLVNGEDEVSFDRTSITDGQAVEVGSRMRVRAIATPGHTFTHLSYALSLDGPDGEEPYAVFTGGSLLYGATGRPDLLGEEHTGELVRHQHASAHKLAAELPDDAEVYPTHGFGSFCSATQSDATASTIGQEKRSNPVLTQDEETYVRELLDGLGAWPAYYVHMGPANAAGPDAPDLSPIREADATELRRRIEAGEWVLDLRNRKAFAAGHAPGTFNFGLDGAFSTYLGWLIEWGTPVTLLGETAEDVATAQRELVRIGIDRPAAHATGGPQNWADAELGSFPTATFADLAQVRHHREVVVLDVRRTDEHEGTAIAGALNIPIHEVPYRLEEIPAGEVWVHCASGYRSSIAASFIAAADRTPVAIHDSFENAEKVGLHMVTPGEDPDGSHA is encoded by the coding sequence ATGAACGAGCCCTCGAACATCACGAACACTGCATCCGGGAACAACGAGTCCGTCGCCCCTGCTTCGGCGACGGGGGAAGCGCAGCAGCGCCCGGTCACAGGCGTGACCGTACGCACTCTGGAGACCCCCTCCCTGGGCGACCGCACCTACGTCGTGCACGACGGCGAGATCGCCCTCGTCATCGACCCGCAGCGCGACATCGACCGGGTGCTGGAAGTGCTGGAGGCCGACGAGGTCCGGCTGACCCACGTCTTCGAGACCCACATCCACAACGACTACGTCACCGGCGGCCTGGCGCTCGCACGGGCCACCGGCGCGGCGTATCTGGTCAATGGCGAGGACGAGGTCTCCTTCGACCGCACCTCGATCACCGATGGTCAAGCCGTCGAGGTGGGCTCGCGGATGCGGGTCCGGGCGATCGCCACTCCCGGCCACACCTTCACCCACCTCTCCTACGCCCTCTCTCTCGATGGGCCTGACGGGGAGGAGCCGTACGCCGTGTTCACCGGTGGCTCCCTGCTTTACGGCGCCACCGGCAGACCGGACCTGCTCGGTGAGGAGCACACAGGCGAGCTCGTGCGCCACCAGCACGCCTCCGCCCACAAGCTCGCCGCTGAGCTGCCCGACGACGCCGAGGTCTACCCGACCCATGGGTTCGGCTCGTTCTGCTCCGCGACCCAGTCCGACGCCACCGCCTCCACCATCGGACAGGAGAAGCGGTCCAACCCCGTGCTGACTCAGGATGAGGAGACCTACGTCCGCGAGCTGCTGGACGGGCTGGGTGCATGGCCGGCCTACTACGTGCACATGGGCCCCGCCAACGCCGCCGGCCCAGACGCACCGGACCTTTCCCCTATTCGAGAAGCCGATGCGACAGAGCTGCGCCGCCGTATCGAGGCGGGCGAGTGGGTCCTCGACCTTCGCAACCGCAAGGCCTTCGCTGCCGGGCACGCCCCAGGCACGTTCAACTTCGGTCTCGACGGCGCCTTCTCGACCTATCTGGGCTGGCTCATCGAGTGGGGCACCCCGGTGACCCTGCTCGGGGAGACCGCCGAGGACGTCGCCACCGCTCAGCGCGAGCTGGTTCGTATCGGCATCGACCGACCGGCCGCCCACGCCACCGGCGGTCCGCAGAACTGGGCCGATGCAGAGCTCGGCAGCTTCCCCACTGCCACCTTCGCCGACCTGGCGCAGGTGCGCCATCACCGCGAGGTGGTCGTGCTCGACGTGCGCCGCACCGATGAGCACGAGGGAACCGCGATCGCCGGGGCCCTCAACATCCCGATCCACGAGGTGCCCTACCGCCTCGAGGAGATACCGGCCGGTGAGGTGTGGGTGCACTGTGCCAGCGGCTACCGCTCCTCGATCGCTGCCTCCTTCATCGCTGCCGCAGACCGCACCCCGGTCGCGATTCACGACTCATTCGAGAACGCAGAAAAGGTCGGCCTGCACATGGTCACCCCCGGGGAAGACCCCGACGGGTCCCACGCCTGA
- a CDS encoding metal-sensitive transcriptional regulator translates to MDLEPTEIKAIITRMKRANGHLASVIRMMEEGSDCESVLTQLAAVNKALSRAGYAIVATGLQQCLEQSEEGLEDVDVKKMEKLFLALA, encoded by the coding sequence ATGGACCTCGAACCCACCGAGATCAAAGCGATCATCACCCGAATGAAGCGCGCGAACGGACACCTCGCCAGCGTCATCCGGATGATGGAGGAAGGCTCCGACTGCGAGTCGGTGCTGACCCAGTTGGCCGCTGTCAACAAGGCCCTCTCCCGCGCCGGCTACGCCATCGTTGCCACCGGACTGCAGCAGTGCCTCGAACAGAGCGAGGAAGGGCTGGAGGACGTGGACGTCAAGAAGATGGAGAAGCTGTTCCTCGCCCTCGCCTGA
- a CDS encoding GntR family transcriptional regulator, translated as MRGNGGQRSTGPARAVDRQSPMPLWAQVKDDVERRLRRGEFNESFPGEMVLVQEYAVSRHTVREALRRLRESGLVDAARGRTPKVANTEITQPQGTLYSLFASVEASGRRQHSIVRTLDARADATVATRLGVEESTPLIYLERIRLIDEEPLAMDRVWLPARLAAPLLEADLTQTSLYEALDRRCNLRLTGGREEVRAVVPTSAERVLLGIPDNTAALSIDRTGELRGQPIEWRRTIVRGDRFSLVTDFTRPDQVSVTVSDRRHSMTS; from the coding sequence ATGCGGGGAAATGGCGGCCAGCGGTCCACCGGCCCTGCCCGGGCTGTTGACCGCCAAAGCCCGATGCCGCTATGGGCTCAGGTCAAGGACGATGTCGAGCGACGCCTACGTCGAGGTGAGTTCAACGAGTCGTTCCCGGGTGAGATGGTGCTGGTCCAGGAGTACGCGGTCAGCCGACACACGGTGCGCGAGGCGCTTCGTCGGCTGCGTGAGAGCGGCCTTGTCGATGCCGCCCGTGGCCGAACACCGAAGGTCGCAAACACTGAGATCACTCAGCCCCAAGGCACCTTGTACAGCCTGTTCGCCTCCGTCGAAGCGTCAGGACGTCGCCAGCACAGCATCGTGCGCACACTCGACGCGCGCGCTGACGCGACCGTGGCCACCAGGCTCGGAGTCGAGGAATCAACGCCTCTGATCTACCTGGAACGGATTCGCCTTATCGATGAGGAACCGCTCGCGATGGACCGCGTGTGGCTGCCCGCTCGGCTGGCTGCGCCGCTGCTCGAAGCAGACCTCACCCAAACCTCCCTTTACGAGGCGCTCGACCGTCGGTGCAATCTTCGGCTGACCGGTGGCCGAGAAGAGGTCCGCGCTGTGGTGCCGACCTCGGCAGAGCGAGTCCTGCTCGGGATCCCCGATAACACCGCGGCACTCTCGATCGACCGGACCGGCGAACTGCGAGGGCAGCCCATCGAGTGGCGTCGGACCATCGTGCGAGGCGACCGCTTCAGCCTGGTCACCGACTTCACCCGCCCTGACCAAGTCTCGGTCACGGTTTCTGACCGCCGCCATTCCATGACCTCCTAA
- a CDS encoding MMPL family transporter has translation MSTTTASSPTAGPSTPPPTTAGPLGRLGIWVTEHAKLVTVVWLLTIVGLGAFAPQVEHNLSGAGWQANGSESVQARELAREHFGGNASSAIQVVVRSTDGPVTEGEGQQVLAEVTDILEAEPRIADVLAPTPGATLSQDGSTAIVLAGAGADTNEMVRVATDLKAELQNLSTDTVEVNPTGSSLLWSDFNEANLDAMLKSEFMSWPVTLAILVLAFGALVAAGLPLILTLAGLVASAGSLVLINELVPVSIWAMNFAMMFALALGIDYALFLVVRYRAARAVRREANRAAGRPDTREDRQWAIAQTMDTAGKAVLLSGLTVLVSLSAVMLVPSPSFRSMAGGIMLSVVFVLAATLTLLPLVLFGLDDRINKLALPWSRAGEHRSSAFAAWGERLWKRPVAWGLLATVILLALAAPILGLKTAMPSIKVLPEDASARVGYSQVQDAFGTGAPGTLQIITDDTDASAASAALKDDPGIAAAMPPMPAADDSGLVLIQAVPSVDPSDPALSDTVDRLRADLPDSAVLGGAPVENLDLKAQLDESTPLVIGVVLVLGFMLLLIALQAPLISLLGTLASLLSTAAAFGVARLIFQEGHGADLLGFEPQGFLDAWAPVFFFAMIFAIAMDYTVFLLASAKEHYERSGDPKHAMIGSLAHSGRVIFAAGAVMVAVFFTFALSGPIPPKEMGVVLGLAVLLDAFLVRLVLLPVMLRLTGKAAWYTPASLRKILPNITFAHD, from the coding sequence ATGAGCACCACCACGGCCTCCAGCCCCACGGCCGGGCCCTCAACCCCGCCACCTACCACCGCCGGCCCCTTGGGACGTCTGGGGATCTGGGTCACCGAACACGCCAAACTCGTCACCGTGGTCTGGCTGTTGACCATCGTCGGCCTCGGCGCCTTCGCCCCTCAGGTCGAGCACAACCTCTCCGGTGCCGGCTGGCAGGCCAACGGCTCAGAGTCTGTGCAGGCTCGCGAACTCGCACGAGAACACTTCGGCGGCAACGCCTCATCCGCCATCCAGGTCGTAGTCCGCTCCACCGACGGACCGGTCACCGAAGGTGAGGGCCAGCAGGTCCTCGCCGAGGTCACCGACATCCTCGAGGCCGAACCGCGCATCGCCGACGTCCTCGCACCCACGCCGGGAGCCACCCTCTCCCAGGACGGCTCCACCGCGATCGTTCTGGCCGGCGCAGGCGCCGACACCAACGAGATGGTCCGCGTCGCCACCGACCTCAAGGCCGAACTTCAAAACCTCTCCACCGACACCGTCGAGGTCAACCCAACTGGGTCCTCGCTGCTATGGAGCGACTTCAACGAGGCCAACCTCGACGCCATGCTGAAGTCGGAGTTCATGTCCTGGCCGGTCACCCTGGCCATCTTGGTACTCGCCTTCGGCGCCCTCGTGGCCGCCGGACTCCCACTGATCCTCACCCTGGCCGGCCTTGTCGCCTCGGCCGGTTCCCTGGTGCTGATCAACGAGCTCGTGCCCGTCTCCATCTGGGCCATGAACTTCGCAATGATGTTCGCGCTCGCCCTGGGCATCGACTACGCCCTCTTCTTGGTCGTGCGCTACCGCGCCGCCCGCGCCGTACGCCGCGAGGCTAACCGCGCCGCCGGCCGCCCCGACACCCGCGAAGACCGACAGTGGGCTATCGCCCAGACCATGGACACCGCAGGCAAGGCCGTGCTGCTCTCCGGCCTCACCGTCCTCGTCTCGCTGTCCGCGGTCATGCTGGTGCCCTCGCCCTCCTTCCGCTCCATGGCCGGCGGCATCATGCTCTCGGTGGTCTTCGTCCTAGCCGCCACCCTCACCCTGCTGCCGCTGGTGCTGTTCGGCCTCGACGACCGAATCAACAAGCTCGCACTGCCCTGGTCCCGCGCTGGTGAGCACCGTTCCTCGGCATTCGCCGCCTGGGGCGAGCGACTCTGGAAGCGCCCCGTTGCCTGGGGCCTCCTCGCCACGGTCATCCTGCTCGCCCTCGCCGCCCCGATCCTCGGCCTGAAGACCGCCATGCCCTCCATCAAGGTGCTGCCCGAGGACGCTTCTGCCCGAGTCGGCTACAGCCAGGTCCAAGACGCCTTCGGCACCGGCGCCCCCGGTACTTTGCAGATCATCACCGACGACACCGACGCCTCGGCCGCCAGCGCAGCACTCAAGGACGACCCCGGCATCGCCGCTGCCATGCCTCCGATGCCGGCTGCCGACGACAGTGGACTGGTGCTGATCCAGGCCGTTCCCTCCGTGGACCCCTCCGACCCCGCACTCAGCGACACCGTCGACCGGCTCCGCGCAGACCTCCCCGACTCCGCCGTCCTCGGGGGCGCCCCCGTGGAGAACCTCGATCTCAAGGCGCAGCTCGACGAGTCCACCCCGCTGGTCATCGGCGTCGTGCTCGTCCTCGGCTTCATGCTGCTCCTCATCGCACTGCAGGCCCCGCTCATCTCCCTACTCGGCACCCTCGCCAGCCTGCTCTCCACCGCGGCGGCGTTCGGTGTCGCCCGGCTGATCTTCCAGGAGGGACACGGCGCCGACCTGCTCGGCTTCGAACCACAGGGCTTCCTCGACGCCTGGGCGCCGGTGTTCTTCTTCGCCATGATCTTCGCCATCGCGATGGACTACACCGTGTTCCTGCTCGCCTCGGCCAAGGAGCACTACGAGCGCTCCGGGGACCCCAAGCACGCCATGATCGGCTCACTTGCCCACTCCGGCCGGGTCATCTTCGCCGCCGGCGCGGTCATGGTCGCGGTCTTCTTCACCTTCGCCCTCTCCGGCCCCATCCCGCCCAAAGAAATGGGCGTCGTCCTCGGCCTCGCCGTCCTCCTCGACGCCTTCCTCGTCCGGCTCGTCCTCCTACCGGTCATGCTTCGCCTTACCGGCAAGGCCGCCTGGTACACCCCCGCCTCGCTGCGGAAGATCCTGCCTAACATCACCTTCGCCCATGACTGA
- the ctaD gene encoding aa3-type cytochrome oxidase subunit I, with protein sequence MTTTTPRTSQALKPKTPRTPLGRQLVRILTTTDHKLIGKMYLVTSFVWFLGGGVMALLMRSELAFPGQQVVNDELFNQLFTMHGTIMLLLFATPLFIGFANVIMPLQIGAPDVAFPRLNMFSYWLYLFGGLIAASGFLTPTGAADFGWFAYTPLSSAQYSPGVGGDLWIMGLYMSGLGTILGSVNFITTIIAMRAPGMTMFRMPIFTWNVLVTALLVLIAFPILAAALLMLESDRQFGTHVFDTAHGGPILWQHLFWFFGHPEVYIIALPFFGIISEILPVFSRKPIFGYVGLVAATLGIGVLSVAVWAHHMFVTGAVNLPFFSGMSFLIAVPTGVKFFNWIGTMWGGSVSFDTPMLWSIGFLTTFLFGGLTGIILASPPLDFQVSDSYFVVAHFHYTVFGTVVFAMFAGFYFWWPKMTGRMLDERLGKVHFWLLFVGFHTTFLVQHWLGVDGMQRRIADYLPSDGFTFLNQVSTMGAFLLSLSMLPFFYNLYISRKAPLVTVDDPWGWGRSLEWATACPAPRHNFTSIPKIRSESPAFDLHHPEIAALETKQPAQAAHDGERR encoded by the coding sequence ATGACCACTACCACCCCTCGCACCAGCCAGGCGTTGAAACCCAAAACTCCGCGCACGCCGTTGGGCCGCCAACTGGTCCGCATACTCACGACCACGGATCACAAGCTGATCGGCAAGATGTACCTGGTCACGTCGTTCGTCTGGTTCCTCGGCGGCGGCGTGATGGCGCTGCTGATGCGTTCGGAGCTGGCGTTCCCGGGTCAGCAGGTCGTCAACGACGAGCTGTTCAACCAGCTGTTCACGATGCACGGCACGATCATGCTGCTGCTCTTCGCTACACCGCTGTTTATCGGCTTCGCCAACGTGATCATGCCGCTGCAGATCGGCGCGCCCGACGTCGCCTTCCCGCGGCTCAACATGTTCAGCTACTGGCTCTACCTCTTCGGTGGCCTGATCGCGGCCAGCGGCTTCCTCACCCCGACCGGCGCGGCCGACTTCGGCTGGTTCGCCTACACACCGCTCTCCAGCGCGCAATACTCGCCGGGCGTCGGTGGCGACCTGTGGATCATGGGCCTCTACATGAGCGGTCTGGGCACCATCCTCGGCTCGGTCAACTTCATCACCACGATCATCGCCATGCGCGCGCCGGGCATGACCATGTTCCGGATGCCGATCTTCACCTGGAACGTGTTGGTCACCGCACTGCTCGTGCTGATCGCGTTCCCGATCCTTGCCGCGGCGCTGCTGATGCTCGAGTCCGACCGACAGTTCGGCACCCACGTCTTCGACACCGCCCATGGCGGACCGATCCTGTGGCAACACCTGTTCTGGTTCTTCGGTCACCCCGAGGTCTACATCATCGCGCTGCCGTTCTTCGGGATCATCTCCGAGATCCTCCCGGTCTTCAGCCGCAAGCCGATCTTCGGCTACGTCGGTCTGGTGGCCGCGACCCTCGGCATCGGAGTCCTCTCGGTGGCGGTGTGGGCGCACCACATGTTCGTGACCGGTGCGGTCAACCTTCCGTTCTTCTCCGGGATGAGCTTCCTGATCGCGGTGCCGACAGGCGTGAAGTTCTTCAACTGGATCGGCACGATGTGGGGCGGGTCGGTCAGCTTCGACACCCCGATGCTGTGGTCGATCGGCTTCCTGACGACCTTCCTCTTCGGTGGTCTGACCGGCATCATCCTGGCGAGCCCGCCGCTCGACTTCCAGGTCTCCGACTCCTACTTCGTGGTCGCCCACTTCCATTACACGGTCTTCGGGACCGTCGTGTTCGCAATGTTCGCCGGGTTCTACTTCTGGTGGCCGAAGATGACCGGCCGGATGCTCGACGAGCGCCTCGGCAAGGTCCACTTCTGGCTGCTGTTCGTCGGCTTCCACACCACCTTCCTGGTCCAGCACTGGCTCGGCGTCGACGGCATGCAGCGACGCATCGCCGACTACCTGCCCAGCGACGGATTCACCTTCCTGAACCAGGTCTCAACCATGGGCGCGTTCCTGCTGAGCCTGTCGATGCTGCCCTTCTTCTACAACCTCTACATCTCCCGCAAGGCACCGCTGGTGACCGTGGACGACCCCTGGGGCTGGGGCCGCTCGCTGGAGTGGGCAACAGCCTGCCCCGCGCCGCGCCACAACTTCACCTCCATCCCGAAGATCCGCTCGGAGTCCCCGGCCTTCGACCTCCACCACCCCGAGATCGCCGCGCTGGAGACGAAGCAGCCCGCCCAGGCCGCACACGACGGCGAGCGCCGGTGA
- a CDS encoding PaaI family thioesterase: MTALQQRIGPHPDGAHLPAHHEQCLGCGVDNPHGHHLSVHREGDLVVATHIFDDRHVGAPGIAHGGAVATVLDDLYGFLLYLVGEPAVTRQLVVEYLAPVLIGTTYRLEARVDRREGRKLFVNAKVTALDGRTAATSTAVFVTVDAEHFAQARPSSAI, from the coding sequence ATGACTGCGTTGCAGCAAAGAATCGGCCCCCATCCAGATGGCGCGCACCTGCCGGCCCACCACGAGCAATGCCTGGGCTGCGGCGTTGACAACCCTCATGGCCATCACTTAAGCGTGCATCGCGAAGGCGATCTCGTGGTGGCCACCCACATCTTCGACGATCGCCACGTGGGCGCACCCGGCATCGCGCACGGCGGCGCGGTCGCCACCGTCCTTGACGACCTCTACGGCTTCCTGCTCTACCTGGTCGGAGAACCAGCTGTCACTCGCCAACTGGTGGTCGAATACCTCGCGCCGGTCCTGATCGGGACGACATACCGACTCGAGGCCCGGGTAGATCGGCGCGAGGGCCGTAAGCTGTTCGTGAACGCCAAGGTGACCGCACTCGACGGGCGAACCGCCGCCACATCGACGGCTGTGTTCGTTACAGTCGACGCCGAGCACTTCGCTCAGGCACGCCCGAGCTCCGCTATCTGA
- a CDS encoding rhodanese-like domain-containing protein has product MRETTVEHLASALEQGATLIDVREPAEYRRGHVPGAVNIPMSQLTTRLGEIDRKRPVHLVCASGNRSRAMTEVLTAAGYDATNVAGGTSAWIRSGRSTQK; this is encoded by the coding sequence ATGCGTGAGACCACCGTCGAGCACCTTGCCTCGGCCCTCGAGCAGGGCGCGACCCTGATCGACGTGCGAGAGCCCGCCGAGTACCGCCGTGGCCACGTCCCCGGCGCGGTCAACATCCCAATGAGTCAGCTGACGACCCGGCTCGGTGAGATCGACCGCAAACGTCCAGTGCACTTGGTGTGCGCCTCGGGCAACCGCAGCCGCGCGATGACCGAGGTTCTGACCGCAGCCGGCTACGACGCGACGAACGTCGCCGGCGGAACCAGCGCCTGGATCCGCTCCGGGCGATCGACCCAGAAGTGA
- a CDS encoding YgaP family membrane protein encodes MKLNMGRADRSIRLFVIAPVLVVAGIILGPLGALSLIFYALAAVMAATSAVGTCPLYLPFGIRTLGRAGRSPSAPTAAGESRR; translated from the coding sequence ATGAAACTCAACATGGGACGCGCAGACCGCTCCATCCGCCTGTTCGTCATCGCGCCGGTACTCGTTGTCGCGGGGATCATCCTTGGCCCGCTCGGTGCACTGTCACTCATCTTCTACGCGCTCGCGGCGGTCATGGCCGCAACCTCCGCGGTCGGCACCTGTCCGCTGTATCTGCCGTTCGGGATCCGCACCCTCGGCCGCGCAGGACGCTCGCCCTCGGCCCCCACCGCGGCGGGTGAATCTCGCCGTTGA
- a CDS encoding DUF302 domain-containing protein — protein MTKYTLQITVNHPYEEAVEAVRGELAAAGFGILTEIDLKATLKAKLDVDVAPQVILGACRPQLAHQALQAEPSIAALLPCNVVVRALDDTTTVVEAFDPDAMMSIAGQAGDTLRTVATDARQRLTAALAALENN, from the coding sequence ATGACGAAGTACACGCTCCAGATCACGGTGAACCACCCCTACGAGGAGGCGGTCGAGGCGGTGCGCGGCGAGCTTGCCGCCGCCGGGTTCGGCATCCTCACCGAGATTGACCTCAAGGCAACGCTGAAGGCCAAGCTCGACGTCGATGTCGCCCCGCAGGTCATCCTGGGCGCGTGTCGCCCCCAGCTGGCCCACCAGGCACTTCAAGCCGAACCGTCCATCGCCGCCCTGCTGCCCTGCAACGTGGTCGTGCGTGCCCTCGACGACACAACCACGGTCGTCGAGGCCTTCGACCCCGACGCGATGATGTCTATCGCCGGCCAGGCCGGCGACACACTCCGCACTGTCGCGACCGACGCACGGCAGCGCCTGACTGCGGCCCTGGCCGCCCTGGAGAACAACTGA
- a CDS encoding TetR/AcrR family transcriptional regulator: protein MKVATRRPRKQAERSATTRRALLDATIACLADLGYAGTTSVAVAERAGLSRGAQLHHFGTRDQLVVAAVEHLAQERMRRVRTEMSRIAPQGAQLQKLTTVTQEREAALGLLAEALSGPLYAASLELWVAARSDPGLRKELVPAEERVNAELAEICRTYISDDPIEVRLTLDLVLGRGVARLLTPHPDRQAELLTAWARLLNGSTRG from the coding sequence ATGAAGGTAGCTACGCGACGACCGCGAAAACAAGCCGAACGCTCGGCCACCACCCGACGCGCGCTGTTGGACGCGACCATCGCCTGCCTTGCCGACCTGGGATATGCCGGCACCACCAGTGTCGCCGTGGCGGAGCGAGCCGGGCTGTCCCGCGGGGCCCAACTGCACCACTTCGGAACCCGTGACCAACTCGTGGTAGCCGCCGTCGAGCACTTAGCGCAAGAACGCATGCGCAGGGTGCGGACGGAGATGTCTCGGATCGCACCACAAGGGGCCCAACTCCAGAAGTTGACGACGGTCACCCAGGAACGCGAAGCGGCGTTGGGTTTGCTAGCTGAGGCCCTGTCCGGACCGTTGTACGCGGCCAGTCTCGAGCTCTGGGTGGCCGCGCGCTCAGACCCCGGCTTGCGTAAGGAGCTGGTCCCAGCCGAGGAGCGTGTCAACGCGGAGCTCGCTGAGATCTGTCGCACCTATATCAGCGACGACCCGATCGAAGTGCGCTTGACCTTGGACCTTGTCCTCGGACGGGGTGTCGCACGGCTGTTGACGCCACATCCCGATCGGCAAGCAGAACTGCTCACCGCCTGGGCACGCCTTCTGAACGGCAGCACCCGTGGCTGA
- a CDS encoding sigma-70 family RNA polymerase sigma factor, whose amino-acid sequence MSSDLLDQLVAELPRLGAYAWSVTGDRHRAEDLAQETLARALERRETYRHEAPLGAWLRGILHNLAIDQGRRQRETPREDVAALADAAWRDDSWTVDAAVVIERAESADELRDALLALPFIYRSAVVLHDMEGLTVPVIASIQSISLAAAKQRLRRGRMMLVTALAELKSRPLDQLPLRCWDARSQVSAYIDNELSAAKRPRLEAHLASCPTCPPIYASLVGVTAALGALADEAALGSNQVQRVREALQRQRKDRADA is encoded by the coding sequence TTGAGTTCAGACCTCCTCGACCAGCTGGTTGCGGAACTCCCGCGGCTTGGGGCCTACGCCTGGTCGGTCACCGGTGACCGTCACAGAGCCGAGGACCTGGCGCAGGAGACACTCGCCCGTGCTCTTGAACGTCGCGAGACCTACCGGCACGAAGCGCCTCTGGGAGCGTGGCTGCGCGGCATCCTCCACAACCTCGCCATCGATCAGGGGCGCCGCCAGCGGGAAACGCCCCGCGAGGACGTCGCAGCCTTGGCCGATGCGGCCTGGCGCGACGACAGCTGGACCGTGGACGCCGCGGTTGTGATCGAGCGCGCAGAGTCAGCCGACGAGCTGCGCGACGCATTGTTGGCCCTCCCCTTCATCTACCGGTCCGCGGTCGTGCTCCACGACATGGAAGGCCTCACCGTGCCCGTGATCGCCTCGATCCAGTCCATCTCCCTGGCTGCCGCCAAGCAACGTCTGCGTCGCGGACGGATGATGCTGGTCACCGCCTTGGCAGAGCTGAAGTCTCGCCCCCTGGATCAACTGCCGTTGCGCTGTTGGGACGCTCGCTCCCAAGTCAGCGCCTACATCGACAACGAACTCTCGGCCGCGAAACGCCCACGGCTAGAAGCGCACCTCGCCAGCTGCCCGACCTGCCCTCCGATCTACGCCAGCTTGGTCGGTGTCACCGCTGCCCTAGGCGCGCTCGCCGACGAGGCCGCACTAGGTTCGAACCAGGTCCAACGGGTCCGTGAAGCGCTGCAGCGGCAACGCAAGGATCGGGCCGACGCATGA